The Vicia villosa cultivar HV-30 ecotype Madison, WI linkage group LG1, Vvil1.0, whole genome shotgun sequence genome includes a region encoding these proteins:
- the LOC131643672 gene encoding NAC domain-containing protein 17-like yields MGAVSESASADCFSEVMSSMPGFRFHPTDEELVMYYLKRKICGKKLKFNVICETDVYKWDPEDLPGQSFLKTGDRQWFFFCHRDRKYPNAARSNRATRHGYWKATGKDRNVIFNSRSVGVKKTLVFYIGRAPNGERTDWVMHEYTMDEEEFKRCYNVKGYYALYKVFKKSGPGPKNGEQYGAPFKEEEWADDDVVDFNVNSAEREAPNAVMDPPIGQLQPLLDDEIDEIIKGMLDVEPVLEPDYVNGYVDFPQVVNEETQSMVMGQFSEAMIFPDPGGNLQSSSQHYDVQPSFDFNQSVTSHFHISEAPEVTSASNIQSEEEPVFYEDGFLEINDLFDTEPSVSNSEKHNDDLFDNLQFEDGLSEFDMYQDADMFLCGLEPICDEAVSHAYMNNTGSIIENQSHQLLSDAEVANQTVDEFWMHVERNTCSPTEDFNGSFSLTNPGVVCDSVCFPTESAENQRSTGEDVATTSRLSSALWAFVDSIPTTPASAAENPLVNRALNRMSSFSMMKMKPSDITAGIDTTTMKRAGRKGVSFLFFPILIALCAFLWVSIGNLRLLGRYISP; encoded by the exons ATGGGTGCGGTTTCGGAATCTGCTTCTGCTGATTGTTTCAGTGAGGTGATGTCGTCGATGCCCGGTTTTCGGTTTCACCCCACAGATGAGGAGTTGGTGATGTACTATCTGAAAAGGAAGATTTGTGGGAAGAAGTTGAAGTTCAACGTGATTTGTGAAACCGATGTTTACAAGTGGGATCCTGAGGATTTACCTG GGCAATCTTTCTTGAAAACTGGAGATAGGCAGTGGTTCTTTTTCTGTCATCGAGATAGAAAATATCCTAATGCTGCAAGGTCTAATCGAGCAACAAGACATGGCTACTGGAAAGCTACAGGAAAAGATCGTAACGTGATATTCAATTCTCGGTCAGTTGGAGTGAAAAAAACACTGGTTTTCTATATCGGCAGAGCTCCTAATGGCGAGCGAACTGATTGGGTTATGCATGAATACACCATGGATGAAGAGGAGTTTAAGAGATGCTACAATGTCAAG GGCTATTATGCACTATACAAGGTTTTCAAGAAAAGTGGACCGGGTCCTAAGAACGGTGAACAGTATGGTGCACCATTTAAAGAAGAAGAATGGGCAGATGACGATGTTGTAGATTTTAATGTAAATTCAGCTGAGCGGGAGGCTCCAAATGCTGTTATGGACCCTCCTATTGGTCAGCTGCAGCCGTTGTTGGatgatgaaattgatgaaatCATTAAAGGGATGCTTGATGTTGAGCCTGTCCTTGAACCAGATTATGTGAACGGTTATGTTGACTTTCCGCAG GTTGTTAATGAAGAAACACAAAGTATGGTCATGGGTCAGTTCTCTGAGGCCATGATATTCCCTGATCCTGGTGGAAATTTACAATCTAGCAGTCAACATTATGATGTGCAGCCCAGCTTTGACTTCAATCAGTCAGTTACTTCACACTTTCATATTTCTGAAGCACCCGAGGTCACTTCTGCTTCCAACATTCAAAGCGAGGAGGAGCCTGTCTTTTATGAGGACGGCTTCTTGGAAATCAATGATCTCTTTGATACCGAACCTTCAGTTTCAAATTCGGAAAAGCATAATGACGATCTCTTTGATAACTtgcagtttgaagatgggttaAGTGAATTTGATATGTACCAAGATGCAGATATGTTTCTTTGTGGCCTGGAGCCTATTTGCGACGAAGCAGTTTCACATGCATATATGAATAACACTGGCAGCATTATTGAAAATCAGAGTCACCAGTTGCTGTCTGATGCAGAAGTTGCCAATCAAACTGTTGACGAATTCTGGATGCATGTTGAAAGAAACACCTGCAGTCCAACAGAAGACTTCAATGGTTCTTTCTCTCTAACAAATCCAG GTGTTGTGTGTGACTCTGTATGCTTTCCTACTGAAAGTGCTGAAAATCAAAGAAGTACTGGGGAAGATGTTGCTACTACAAGTAGATTGTCCTCTGCTCTTTGGGCTTTTGTTGATTCAATACCTACCACTCCTGCATCAGCGGCTGAAAATCCTTTGGTGAATCGGGCTTTGAATCGAATGTCTAGCTTCAGCATGATGAAGATGAAGCCTAGTGACATCACTGCAGGTATTGATACTACAACTATGAAGAGAGCAGGCAGAAAGGGAGTCTCATTCCTTTTCTTCCCTATTCTTATTGCTTTATGTGCTTTCTTGTGGGTTTCTATTGGAAATTTAAGACTATTAGGGAGATACATCTCTCCTTGA
- the LOC131643671 gene encoding very-long-chain aldehyde decarbonylase GL1-9-like, translating into MVFWEGYVSDEVMGTFAPIVVYWIYAGFYHLLPPLDNYRLHTMRDEGEKNLVPFKAVVKGVLLQQLVQAIVALILLTTTSNASGIMVQPSITKQIIQIVIAMFVMDTWQYFVHRYMHQNKFLYRHIHSQHHRLVVPYAIGALYNHPIEGLLLDTVGGAISFLVSGMTARTAVIFFCFAVVKTVDDHCGLWLPGNIFHLFFQNNTAYHDIHHQLQGLKYNYSQPFFPIWDKLLGTYMPFNLVKRAEGGFEARPAKD; encoded by the exons ATGGTTTTCTGGGAAGGGTATGTGAGTGATGAAGTGATGGGAACGTTTGCTCCTATTGTTGTTTATTGGATATATGCTGGATTTTATCACTTGCTTCCGCCTTTAGATAATTATCGGTTGCATACTATGAGAGATGAGGGAGAGAAGAATTTGGTGCCTTTTAAAGCTGTTGTGAAAGGGGTTTTGCTTCAGCAGCTTGTTCAGGCGATTGTTGCACTCATCTTG CTGACGACAACATCAAATGCATCAGGGATTATGGTGCAGCCTTCTATCACCAAGCAAATTATTCAGATTGTTATTGCCATGTTTGTGATGGATACATGGCAGTACTTTGTGCACCGGTACATGCATCAGAACAAGTTTCTGTACCGCCATATTCACTCCCAGCATCATAGACTGGTTGTTCCATACGCAATAGGAGCCCTTTACAATCACCCTATCGAGGGTCTTCTACTCGACACCGTTGGTGGAGCCATCTCATTTCTTGTCTCAGGCATGACTGCGAGAACGGCCGTTATATTCTTCTGCTTTGCAGTTGTGAAAACCGTCGACGATCACTGTGGACTATGGTTGCCCGGGAATATCTTCCATTTATTTTTCCAGAATAACACGGCGTATCATGACATTCATCATCAACTACAGGGACTGAAATACAATTATTCGCAACCGTTCTTTCCCATATGGGATAAACTTCTTGGGACATACATGCCTTTCAATCTTGTAAAGCGAGCCGAAGGGGGTTTTGAAGCAAGGCCAGCAAAGGACTAG